A single genomic interval of Armigeres subalbatus isolate Guangzhou_Male chromosome 1, GZ_Asu_2, whole genome shotgun sequence harbors:
- the LOC134207282 gene encoding MOB kinase activator-like 1 has protein sequence MSFLFRSSKTFKPKKNIPEGTHQYDLMKHAAATLGSGNLRNAVQLPDGEDLNEWVAVNTVDFFNQINMLYGTITEFCTEDSCSIMSAGPKYEYHWADGQTVKKPIKCSAPKYIDYLMTWVQDQLDDETLFPSKIGVPFPKNFIQIAKTILKRLFRVYAHIYHQHFSEVVRLSEEAHLNTSFKHFIYFVQEFNLIDRRELAPLQDLIDKLITKDGR, from the exons ATGAGTTTTTTGTT CCGATCCAGTAAAACCTTTAAGCCTAAAAAGAACATACCGGAAGGTACCCATCAGTATGATCTCATGAAACATGCAGCTGCTACGCTTGGATCTGGTAATCTTCGAAATGCTGTGCAGCTTCCCGATGGGGAAGATCTCAACGAATGGGTTGCAGTAAACA CTGtggatttttttaatcaaataaaCATGCTGTATGGCACAATAACGGAGTTTTGCACCGAGGATTCCTGCAGCATCATGTCAGCCGGTCCCAAGTACGAGTACCATTGGGCGGATGGTCAAACGGTCAAGAAACCTATCAAATGCAGTGCCCCCAAGTACATTGATTACCTCATGACCTGGGTACAAGATCAGTTGGATGACGAGACGCTGTTCCCATCAAAAATTGGAGTTCCTTTCCCGAAAAACTTTATCCAGATAGCGAAAACCATACTCAAGCGACTGTTTCGAGTATACGCCCACATATATCATCAACATTTCTCCGAAGTCGTCAGGCTAAGCGAGGAAGCACATCTGAACACCTCATTCAAACACTTTATATATTTTGTCCAGGAGTTCAATTTAATTGACCGACGAGAATTGGCCCCTTTGCAGGATCTGATTGACAAACTTATTACTAAAGATGGTCGATAA